The Juglans microcarpa x Juglans regia isolate MS1-56 chromosome 2D, Jm3101_v1.0, whole genome shotgun sequence DNA window CAATTTTTATAACAGCCACTACCTCACTTCCAACTTCAACAGtgtgtaagttggcctctaacttatactttgatgattatttatgGTTCGATAAATgccaaattcattttataactgtcattttgattatgaaatgtcatatcttatgttgcatttttctcattttgtatataactatcatttttgaaatgtgtcacatacatgcatatcatgaaattaatttttttaagtattgcatgaaaatttattttatcacgaccccgaAGGCTAGGAGGGGGAAGTATCCTGGTggaactcctatgtccactctggagtgattaAATATAGAGTGATAACTCATGGGTTGACAAAGAATAGCCAACAGACTTTGAATGGGTTCTTTTAAAGAATGTTGGAGCGAAGTCATATGTTACGACActtaatgctggtgggtgtacatgttataatttttacaatgttatattatattaccaatgcattgagaacgagtctatagacaatgTAATTTCAATGTGAGTTGTACTACGATCACCAACAGGTATTCACAGTACATATGGGGAATTGTGATGATACCATACATTTCGTTAAttccatgagttttttttttttggtttaattacactttgccccTCAAACTtttactcaattcacaatgtgctttcgaaactaataattgcatcaaagtagaCCCacttactttcaaaacttacCAATGTGTCCCTTCCGTCCACTAAAAGCGTTAAATCTATCGAAAAATGCTTCCACGTGCTGCTCATGTACATAACAATCATTACAAAGAtgcaattttcatctaatttattttcattaattgatatcaaatattattttatattttatatggtcaatgctAAATAAATTAGATACAAATTACATTTTTACAGTGAATGTTATGTACATGTGTAGCACGTAAATGTAGTTTTCGTTAGATTTAACGCTGGTGGCAGACAGAAGGGGCACATTGGTAAGTTTTAAAAGTAAGCAGGTtcattttgatgcaattattagtttcgagggcacattgtgaattgagtgaaagtttgaaggggcaaagtgtaattacctttttatatatatatatatataattattgataaAAGGCTAAGTTTTTAATGACAGAATTGAAActatgttctctgtaagaaaatgtgcatcaaaagTCTATTTTCTGGAGAAATCTGAATAGGagacaaatacaattttttttttttctgcattacatgcatttcatatttatcattcttcatgcatagtgTATCTTTGTGCACGTTAGTTGtctaacttattgagatttcaagtaaatttcACCATTTATGAACCCACTATCATTTCACTCGAAGTAGTAGAAGTTGTAGATGCAGATGGACCCAATGGACCAGTGGATCAGGAGGATTGTGCACGAACGAAACATCGACAtgagacttgatcttattttgatatttctaggcCTAACCCTTCATGCCAAAGAACGCATGAAGCATTTGgtttagatttattttggaaacttggtattttgtactaagattaagctACTTGATAATTTGAAACTTATGGTATAATCGATATTATTAGGATGATTAGGTTATTCTGGCATGAGTTCATTTTCACCTTTACTTttcgctgcgattattgcatattgctagttgcATTTCTAGGATGTATTGCATATTAATTAACATGTCTCGATGCTCAAGGTCTCCATTACATCCCAAGTGgaggttgggggcgtcacagggtggtatcagagcaattacatctctgggtaaacccacatgtccttagGTATATGCCAGAATatagattttgatttttagatTAGGTAGGCTTGAATCATGAAGCAAAGATTTGGATCTGACGTACGTACCTTACAAGATGACACTTGAAAGAAGGGAAAGGAACTCCGAAGGATCCAATACTCGTCATGAACAGGATCATGGTTTGGATGGAGGGTGCGAGTTGGAAGATGCAATTCATCAGATGACGAAAACCATGAAGCATCAAAAGGAGTTAATTCTGAGACGGAACCCTCAGGTTGAGAGGCAGGAAAACCGAGGTTGTTCATATGAGAAATTTCTGATTTATTGATACCCTAGTTTTATTGGTGTTGAGGGACCTTTAAAAGCCAACAAGTGGCTACTAGATCTCGACAGGACCTTTGGGATCAGCAGCTGTACGGAAGAGCAGAAAGTACAGTATACAGGGCATCTGCTTCAAGAGGAAACTGGCATCTGGTAGGACACCAAGAGACAATTACTAATAAGGGAATTAGGTCATATCACTGCTTTGACCTGTGATAGGTTTAAAGAGGAGTTTGATAATCGATTATTCCCTGAATTGATGAAGACCCATAAGGCCCAGGAGTTTGCCACTTTGGTACAAGGCAATCTCACTGTCAAATAGTATGCCACAAAATTTATGGAATTAGGAAGGTTAGCTCCCCACTTGATTGCTATAGAAAAGATGCAGGCCCAAAAATTTCAAGGAGGACTACAACCTTAGATTCGTAGTTAGGTGCCCGGATTTTGTATcaataattttcaagaattagTTAACGTAGCCATGATAACTGAAGCAGAGCAGCGAAATGTGGTAGCTCAAATTAACTTAGGACGAAAAAGGGCTACTTTTTCCTTTGCAGGAGGAAATAATGCTAAGAGAAGAATTATTCAAAGTTCCAACAAAGGCAAAAACGTTATGACGGCCCCACCTACCACTTGTAAGAAATGTGGAAGGAATCACAGTGGAGAATGCCGAGTAGGATTAGGAGTATGTTACCGATGCGGTCAAACTGGGCATATGATATGCGAATGCCCTCAAAGTAAGCAAGGTGGAAACGCTCCCGGCAACTGACCCAATCAGAGGCCACCTACCCAAGCTCGTGTGTACGCTATCACCCCTGGAGAGATTAACGAGTAAATCCCCAATGATGAAGAAACGAGAGTCATCACTGGTAGTTTACCTTGAGTGCCCCTCTTCAATAAGTAGTTTACTTATTATAACTGCTAAGTAGTTGGTAGTGATTAGTTGTTATGTAAAATCACGATGTACGAGTATACGATTTGTGCTTTGTTTGACTCTGGCACTACGAGGTCTTTTGCGTCCGTGGTGTTTGCATGCATGTGTAACTTGCCAACCTAGACGTTACCTCAAGCTGTAGTAGTGTCATTTCCCAATGGACGCTCGATCACTTGTAATCGCGTGATGAGAAGCTGCTCGTTGAACTTAGAAGGAGTACTGATGGAAGCCGACCTAATCATCTTCGATGTATTAGGATTCGATGTTATTTTAGGAATGGACTAGTTATCCAAGCATCTCGCTAGGATAGATCGTTGAAATAAGGTGATCACCTTTGAATCACTCGTAGATGGGCAAATCCATTATACAAAAGGGTCAGTGAAAGATACCCCCTTGTTAATTTCGGCTTTGCAAGCTAGAAAGTGCATCGCTGGTGGAGCCATTGCTTATTTAGCTTTCGTACTAGAAGAAAGTAGTAATAGTAAGGAGATTCAAGGGATACCTATAGTTGAAGAATATTTGAAGGTCTTCACGGATGATTTACTTGGATTACCTCCCAATAGAGAGATAGAATTCGTTATAGAATTAGAACCTCCTACTACTCCTGTCCATAAGACACCTTATCATATGGCCCTTTTAGAATTGAAAGAGCTAAAGGAGCAAATAGAAGAACTACTGGAGAAGGGATTCATTATGCCTAGTTCATCACCTTAGGGTACGCCAGTTCTATTTGTAAAAATGAATGATGGGTCTttaaggatgtgcattgattataagGAATTAAACAAAGTAATGGTTAAGAACAAGTACCCATTACCACATATTTATGACCTATTAGATCAATTACAAGGAGCATCGGTGCTTTCAAAGATAGACTTAAGGTATGGGTATCATCAGCTCAAGATTAGGGATAGGGATATTCCTAAAACAACGTTTCGAACTAGATATGGGCACCACAATTTTTTCGTCATGCCCTTTGGTTTGACTAATGGCCCTGCTACATTGATGGATATGATGAATTGAGTGTTCAGACCCTGTCTGGATAGTTTTGTAGTCATATTCATTAACGACATACTAATCTACTGTAGAAGCGAAGGAGAGCATAGGCAGCATCTCTGTTTGGCTTTGCAAAGGCTGAAAGAACATATGTTGTATGCCAACTTTagtaagtgtgaattttggcttaaGGAGGTAAGACTTTTAGGGCATGTAATCTCAAGTCAAGGAGTATTAGTTGACCCCAACAAGGTCGAAGTTATGGTAGATTGGAAGCACCCGACTAGTGTGCACGAGATCCAGAGTTTCCTAGGATTAGCAGGCAGTAATCAACATTTCATGAAGGGATTCTCCAAGTTATCAGGAATTCTTATTGCCCTAATCAAGCAAGGCGCTAAGtatatttggaaagaaaagtGTGAGCAGCGTTTCTTGGAACTCAAGGGAAGACTCACAACCGCACCAGTATTAGCTTTACTTGAACCCCATAGGCCTTACGTTGTATTTAGAGATGCATCCAAACTAGGACTCAGATGCGTACTTATGCAAGACGAGTGTGTGGTCACCTACACCTCATGACAACTGAAGAATCACAAACAAAATTACCCCACTCATGACTTCAAGCTCGTTGccgtaatttttgttttgaagatttgGAGGCATTACTTATATGATGCAACTTGCGAGATCTACACGGATCAAAAAAGCCTCAAATACTTGTTTAGTCagcataatttaaatatgaggcagagaagGTGGTTGGAAACAATTAGGGTTGATTtgaggagtgagatgagataagaattttgtgaataatagtaagataatttgtaaatagtagtgagatagtttaaattgaatattttttggattttgagaaatgagagagaaaaagttgaataaaaaaaatactataaagttaaaatattgtaaaaataaagttttataatattatttttgtttagagatttaaaaaagttataattattttttattttttatttaaaagtttgaaaaagttgtaatgattagtttaaaaattttgtatttgaattatgtttgggaataagatgggatgggatgaaatgagatcagatgagaattttgtgtctcatctgaGGCCCCAAACTTGCCCTACCGACTACCAGTGTGAAATTAAGTATCACCCTAGTAAGGCTAACGTAGTAGCTGATGCGTTAAGTCGAAAGTCGCGGAATTACGATCCCGATTTGGAAGGAGGATCACTTCTGCACAGCATAAGGAACTTGCCGATTAAGGATCTTCATCCAGACGCAACTCTCACCGCATTACAAGAGATTGTACCTATTATGTGGGAGGAAGTAAAGATGCAGTAGATGGAAGATCCCGAATGGCCAAAAGTTAGGTAGGAAGTAGAAAGGAAGGAAGGACCAGAAGGATTTATCCTTAAGAATGATGGGTTGCTGTATTACCAAAACCAGAAGGTAATTCCAGCAGATCCAAAGATCAAGGATAAAATACTAAGAGAAGCACATCAAACCCGATACACGGCTCATCCAGGGACCACAAGAATGtatcaagatttaaaaaaacatttttggtgggaaggctTGAAGAAAGATGTAGCGAGTATGTTAATAGATGCTCTGTTTGTAGAACAATTAAGACTGAGCATCAACTACCCGCTGGAAAATTGCAACCACTCTCAATCCTAGAAGGGAAATGGGAGGATATATCTATGGACTTCGCAATCGGATTTCCAAGGACCTCGACAGGAACTAATTCTATTTGTGTTATAGTTGACTGACCTAACTAAGAGTGCTCATTTTCTGCCAATAAAGAATACTGACACATTAGAAAGACTAACTCGGTTACTCATATCAGAAATAGTGTGACTACATGGAGTTCCAAAAATGATTGTATCTAATAGGGATGTGCGGTTCACCTCTCGTTTCTGATAAGGCCTTCAAGATGCTCTAGGCATCAAGTTAAAATTTAGTAGTGCCTATCACCCTCAGACTGATGGGTAAATGGAGCAGAAAATTTAGACATTGGAAGACATGCTGAGAGCATGTGTGATACAAGAAAAAGGCAATTGGGAAAAGCTCTTGCCATTGATTGAAATCAAGTACAATAACTGCTTTCAGGCTACCATTCAGATGGCTCCTTACGAAGCTTTATACGAAAGGAAATGCAAATCTCCTTTACACTAGGATGAAGTTGGAGAAGAGAAAATTCTTGCTATTGAAATTCTTTAGgaaatgaaggatcaaatcCAGTTAATAAAGGAGAGGATGAAGGTTGCCCAAGATAGACAAAAGAGCTATACCGAACATCAAAGGAGGGGCCTCAAGTTCGAAGTTGgcgattgggtttatcttaaggTATCGCCCATGAAAGGAGTATTTCGGTTTGGGAAGAAAGGGAAGTTAAGTCTGAGATACATAGGACCCTATGAGATACTGGAAAAGGTAGGAGTAGTCGCTTATAGACTGAATCTTCCCGTTGAATTCCAAGGAATTCACAACGTCTTTCACGTATCTTCCTTCAAGAAAAGATTTGTGAATCAGATACCAATAATTGTAGATTCGAGGGATATTTCGCTCAAACTTGACCTAACTTATGAGGAAAATCCTGTTTAGGTCACGGATTGGAAGGATAAGGaactttaaaaatagaaaattcctCTAGTTAAGGTTCTGTAGCGGAATCACGATGTCGAAGAAGCTACTTGGGAAAAGGAAGTCGATATGAGAAAACAAATACCCTTATTTGTTTGGCTTGTGATCTTGCAATTGCATGGCATCATCAAAGCATCTACATCCATTCATGCACGCATGGCATACAACCCATAGATGGCTTCAGCATATGAGGGAGACTTTGGAGAGATTGGAGTACCATAGGACTCACATCCTTGACCACGACGGGAAGGGTAACATTGTTCGAAGAGC harbors:
- the LOC121249417 gene encoding uncharacterized protein LOC121249417; protein product: MKDQIQLIKERMKVAQDRQKSYTEHQRRGLKFEVGDWVYLKVSPMKGVFRFGKKGKLSLRYIGPYEILEKVGVVAYRLNLPVEFQGIHNVFHVSSFKKRFVNQIPIIVDSRDISLKLDLTYEENPV